In Gammaproteobacteria bacterium, the sequence CTGCACGAGCGTCCGGCGCAGGCCTGGACCTTGCGTGATCTCGCCAGGGAAGTGGGACTTTCGCGCTCCGCTCTCGCCGAGCGTTTCACGCACTTCGTGGGCCAACCACCCATGCAGTACCTCACGCAATGGCGGATGCAGTTGGCGGCTGGACTGCTGG encodes:
- a CDS encoding helix-turn-helix transcriptional regulator; protein product: LHERPAQAWTLRDLAREVGLSRSALAERFTHFVGQPPMQYLTQWRMQLAAGLLARGTANMATVAMEVGYESEAAFNRAFKKLTGFPPATWRKRQTQQGLAAAG